From Coraliomargarita parva, one genomic window encodes:
- a CDS encoding sulfotransferase domain-containing protein codes for MSGKNVKRKILICGYPKSGNTWLTRLTAEIVGCPVSGYWDHPNANEIGIEGQERVSSFECYKAHHSYDALMETLQRIGNGQEKIIYIWRDPRDVVVSATHYFKPQLKPLDPRIFKLLRVFPGGKALYRKCFMRDQRLQKLMAEGLILGSSLNFWLQIPWHEHVRGYEGRRDVLHMSYESMLRDPLSCAREICRFLGLKRSDCELEEAVRMQSFDSRKSAFEQEGNTRQTTFLRNGRAGAWESELSEQNRHLIESKLSEPLRTLGYL; via the coding sequence ATGTCGGGCAAAAACGTGAAGCGAAAAATCCTTATATGTGGTTATCCGAAAAGTGGGAACACTTGGCTGACGCGACTGACTGCTGAAATTGTCGGCTGCCCGGTGTCTGGCTACTGGGATCACCCGAATGCAAACGAAATCGGGATTGAAGGCCAGGAGCGTGTGTCATCCTTCGAATGCTACAAGGCACATCATAGCTACGATGCGCTGATGGAAACCTTGCAGCGCATCGGTAATGGTCAGGAGAAAATTATCTATATTTGGAGGGATCCGCGTGATGTCGTGGTTTCTGCGACACATTACTTTAAGCCGCAGCTGAAGCCCTTGGATCCCAGAATCTTCAAGCTGCTTCGTGTTTTTCCAGGCGGGAAAGCGCTGTATCGAAAGTGCTTTATGAGGGATCAGAGGCTGCAAAAACTTATGGCCGAAGGCTTGATTCTCGGCAGTTCTCTGAACTTCTGGCTTCAGATTCCCTGGCATGAGCATGTCCGTGGATACGAGGGCCGTCGGGATGTGCTGCATATGAGTTACGAGTCCATGCTGCGGGACCCCTTGTCCTGTGCTCGGGAAATCTGTCGTTTTCTAGGTTTGAAGCGAAGTGATTGCGAGCTTGAGGAAGCAGTCAGAATGCAGAGTTTTGATTCAAGGAAATCTGCATTTGAGCAAGAGGGGAATACGAGGCAGACGACTTTTCTCCGGAATGGACGTGCTGGTGCTTGGGAAAGTGAGTTGTCTGAGCAGAACCGTCATTTGATCGAATCGAAACTGTCGGAACCTTTGCGCACTTTGGGCTATCTTTAA
- a CDS encoding nitrilase-related carbon-nitrogen hydrolase, whose translation MKIAVAQYSVYSGDVKPNLERIAGFARQVSGEAELLCLPEMCTSGFNWRANRGILDARQEYRSPIGQIAKDAGVDICGSFLEQSPSGKATNTFLYFDAEGELIGSYNKIHLFSPFREEQYVEAGSHTSVLSTRFGPIGCAVCYDLRFPELFRKTTVAGARIHILPAAFPKPRLNHWRVLAQARAIENQSFFIAVNQTGVEGNDPSNKKVEYFGHSMVVGPYGEILFEAGEDEEIGIIEIDAGLLDKARSTFNSIEDRRPETY comes from the coding sequence GTGAAAATAGCAGTTGCCCAGTACTCAGTTTATTCTGGTGATGTGAAGCCTAACCTGGAACGTATCGCAGGCTTTGCACGTCAGGTTTCCGGAGAGGCTGAACTTCTTTGTCTGCCAGAGATGTGTACCTCAGGCTTCAATTGGCGCGCAAACCGTGGAATACTTGATGCGCGTCAGGAATACCGTTCCCCGATTGGGCAGATTGCAAAGGATGCTGGGGTCGACATATGCGGCTCTTTTCTCGAGCAATCTCCATCCGGAAAAGCGACAAATACCTTTCTCTATTTCGATGCAGAGGGTGAATTAATCGGCTCTTATAATAAGATTCATTTGTTCTCTCCATTTCGGGAAGAACAATATGTGGAAGCCGGTAGTCATACGTCGGTTCTTTCGACACGTTTCGGTCCGATCGGTTGTGCGGTATGCTACGACCTGAGATTCCCCGAGTTGTTCCGTAAGACAACTGTAGCAGGAGCCAGGATACATATTCTGCCTGCAGCGTTCCCCAAGCCGCGTCTGAATCACTGGCGGGTTCTGGCGCAGGCGCGTGCCATTGAGAACCAGTCGTTCTTCATCGCGGTTAATCAAACTGGAGTCGAGGGGAATGATCCCTCGAATAAAAAGGTCGAGTATTTCGGGCATTCCATGGTCGTGGGCCCTTATGGCGAAATACTTTTTGAGGCAGGAGAGGACGAGGAAATCGGGATTATCGAAATCGATGCAGGGCTCCTCGATAAGGCCCGATCGACATTCAACAGTATCGAAGACCGGCGTCCGGAAACTTATTAG
- a CDS encoding 4'-phosphopantetheinyl transferase family protein: MDPDYHTTLNQLLPEKVYAAVEVASHQSWESLPEEDLLEEACDSRKLEFQTGRFCARKALEQAGATFAPILRTEDGLPVWPRGYLGSITHSKGLCGAVVASKRHLSCVGLDFERADRLSTSAMQRVVHEDESEWVDGLQLRASVLFSLKEAFYKAQFPCWGLHANFHDLSLIVDLERGAAQVQSMHGPLVANNEISQALWEFRLGLCGSYVLSLCYVSA; this comes from the coding sequence ATGGATCCGGACTATCATACGACACTGAATCAGCTGTTACCTGAGAAGGTTTATGCTGCGGTAGAAGTTGCCTCTCATCAGTCATGGGAATCTCTTCCTGAAGAGGACCTACTTGAAGAAGCTTGTGATTCGCGTAAACTTGAATTTCAGACGGGGCGGTTTTGTGCGCGAAAGGCTTTAGAGCAGGCCGGGGCTACGTTCGCTCCGATCTTAAGAACGGAGGATGGTTTACCGGTGTGGCCGCGAGGTTATCTCGGATCGATTACACACAGTAAGGGCCTCTGTGGCGCGGTTGTGGCCTCGAAACGGCATTTGTCTTGCGTGGGCTTGGATTTCGAGAGGGCTGACCGCTTGTCAACTTCTGCGATGCAACGCGTTGTGCATGAAGACGAGTCCGAGTGGGTGGATGGACTGCAATTGAGGGCAAGCGTGCTATTCAGTCTGAAAGAGGCCTTTTACAAGGCGCAGTTTCCGTGCTGGGGCCTGCATGCGAACTTCCATGACCTTTCTTTGATTGTCGATCTGGAACGGGGGGCTGCGCAGGTGCAGTCCATGCACGGTCCCTTGGTCGCCAATAATGAAATTTCACAAGCACTTTGGGAATTCCGACTGGGGCTATGTGGTAGCTACGTGCTCAGCCTCTGTTATGTTTCGGCATAA
- a CDS encoding formylglycine-generating enzyme family protein: MYEHFEGKKGCCTPQRSEHLHLTPEGNASSGACCMKQDASTSGMVRLDGGRFLMGYEGPEAWIEDGEGPVREVCLDPFWLDTTTVTNAQFAEFVDATGYVSESERFGWAFVFIGQLSGSKQRKLRESKTVQGLQWWYAIDGASWRKPEGPGSNVKKRMDHPVVSVSWNDAVAFAEWAGKRLPTEAEWEYAARGPSVQTMFPWGNELEPGGKHRCNVWQGLFPDQNTEDDGYAWTAPARSFRKSDWGFYNQIGNVWEWCSDWFSPNWHAADREETRINPKGPASGESRVMKGGSFLCHQSYCNRYRLGARTANTPDSATTNLGFRCARDA; the protein is encoded by the coding sequence ATGTATGAGCATTTTGAGGGCAAGAAAGGCTGCTGTACACCGCAGAGGTCGGAGCATTTGCATCTGACGCCGGAGGGCAATGCTTCTTCGGGGGCCTGTTGTATGAAGCAGGATGCCTCCACTTCAGGGATGGTTCGTTTGGATGGTGGACGCTTCCTGATGGGCTATGAAGGCCCCGAGGCCTGGATTGAAGATGGGGAGGGGCCCGTTCGGGAGGTATGCCTGGATCCGTTCTGGTTGGACACAACCACCGTAACGAACGCACAGTTTGCCGAGTTCGTGGATGCGACCGGATATGTCTCCGAATCGGAGCGCTTTGGCTGGGCTTTTGTTTTTATAGGTCAGCTTTCCGGATCGAAGCAACGCAAGTTGCGAGAGTCGAAAACGGTCCAGGGGCTGCAGTGGTGGTATGCGATTGATGGTGCCTCGTGGCGTAAGCCGGAAGGTCCGGGGTCGAATGTTAAGAAGCGCATGGATCATCCGGTTGTCAGTGTGTCTTGGAATGATGCCGTGGCTTTTGCCGAATGGGCTGGCAAGCGCTTGCCGACTGAAGCCGAATGGGAATATGCCGCGCGTGGGCCATCCGTACAAACAATGTTTCCTTGGGGGAATGAGTTGGAGCCGGGAGGAAAGCACCGCTGCAATGTGTGGCAAGGCTTGTTTCCTGATCAGAACACGGAGGATGATGGTTATGCCTGGACGGCACCCGCTCGATCCTTCCGAAAGTCGGACTGGGGCTTTTATAATCAAATCGGCAACGTCTGGGAATGGTGCTCGGATTGGTTTAGTCCCAACTGGCATGCCGCAGATAGAGAGGAGACTCGGATCAATCCCAAGGGCCCTGCTTCAGGCGAGAGCCGAGTCATGAAGGGCGGATCATTCCTTTGTCACCAAAGTTACTGTAATCGCTATCGCCTGGGGGCTCGTACCGCAAATACGCCGGATTCGGCGACGACAAATCTCGGCTTTCGTTGTGCCCGGGATGCCTAG
- a CDS encoding HAD family hydrolase, which translates to MKGIRAVVFDIYGTLFSSGVGDISLATEQNRDAALKRTLSDNGYELADKSTSVRFDDQLHHIIKCHQQLRRDGGIQYPEVEIRSVWQELIESLLGEGLISCASPKDSSSLAIDYESRVNPTQPMPGLSNCLAGLKDKGMILSIISNAQFYTPLLFETYLDKTLKALGFCTACAVWSYKELEGKPSQALYRLSAKRIKEHHDIAPEEVLYVGNDMRNDIWPAQAIGYQTALFAGDRLSLRRRTDDIDCGELQPDLEITSLMQILDCLS; encoded by the coding sequence TTGAAGGGGATACGCGCCGTGGTATTCGACATCTATGGCACCCTGTTCAGCTCTGGAGTGGGAGACATCAGTTTGGCCACGGAACAAAACCGGGACGCCGCGCTCAAGAGGACCTTATCCGACAATGGCTACGAATTGGCGGATAAGTCTACATCCGTTCGTTTTGACGATCAGTTGCACCACATAATCAAGTGCCACCAACAGCTCCGTAGGGATGGTGGCATCCAGTATCCGGAAGTCGAGATCCGCAGCGTTTGGCAGGAACTGATCGAATCATTGCTCGGGGAAGGCCTCATCTCGTGTGCTTCCCCAAAGGACAGCTCAAGCTTAGCGATCGACTATGAGAGCCGGGTAAATCCGACCCAGCCTATGCCCGGTCTGTCAAACTGCCTTGCAGGCTTAAAGGACAAGGGAATGATACTAAGCATCATCTCCAACGCCCAATTCTATACTCCCCTCCTCTTTGAGACCTATTTGGATAAGACATTGAAAGCCTTGGGCTTCTGCACGGCTTGCGCAGTTTGGTCTTACAAAGAACTGGAAGGAAAACCATCCCAAGCACTCTACCGGCTGTCGGCAAAGCGAATCAAAGAACACCACGACATTGCCCCGGAAGAAGTCCTCTATGTGGGGAATGACATGCGCAATGACATCTGGCCCGCGCAAGCCATTGGCTACCAAACCGCCCTCTTTGCCGGGGACCGGCTCTCCCTACGACGGCGCACCGACGACATCGATTGCGGAGAGCTTCAACCAGACCTCGAAATCACATCATTGATGCAGATCCTCGACTGTCTCTCCTAG
- a CDS encoding PPK2 family polyphosphate kinase, protein MSLQEFDRYLIRKGQNDKLARIESDPWNDLPDTKRKAREELSELHIRLAELQQRFFVDRSKKLLFVLQGMDTSGKNGTIKHVFRGVNPQGVHVASFDKPSSRELAHDYLWRVHKRTPANGEIMIFDRSHYEDVLAVRVNKLKPETIWRKRYKHINDLEQMLIDEGTTIIKFFLHIDQKTQKERLQERLDIPAKNWKFDPSDLVARSRWEEYETAYEEVFEKTGKPHAPWYVIPANKKWARNLLVARIVVACLEDMHLSYPKVDYDPSKVVIQ, encoded by the coding sequence ATGAGTCTTCAAGAGTTTGACCGCTACCTGATTCGCAAGGGCCAGAATGACAAACTGGCCAGAATCGAATCGGATCCATGGAACGATTTGCCCGACACAAAGAGAAAAGCACGCGAAGAACTCAGCGAGTTACATATCCGCCTTGCCGAACTCCAGCAACGTTTCTTTGTCGATCGCAGCAAGAAGCTGCTATTCGTCCTTCAAGGCATGGATACGAGCGGCAAGAACGGCACAATCAAACACGTCTTCCGGGGCGTCAACCCGCAGGGTGTTCACGTTGCGAGCTTCGACAAGCCGTCCAGCCGGGAACTGGCCCATGACTATTTATGGCGGGTACACAAACGAACGCCCGCAAATGGCGAAATCATGATTTTCGACCGCAGCCACTACGAAGATGTGCTCGCCGTACGCGTGAACAAGCTCAAGCCGGAAACAATCTGGCGAAAACGCTACAAGCATATCAACGACCTCGAGCAAATGCTGATCGATGAAGGCACCACGATTATCAAATTCTTCCTGCACATCGATCAAAAGACACAGAAAGAGCGGCTTCAAGAACGCCTCGATATCCCCGCAAAGAACTGGAAATTCGACCCATCCGACCTTGTCGCTCGCAGCCGTTGGGAAGAGTATGAAACGGCCTACGAAGAAGTATTTGAAAAGACCGGCAAGCCTCATGCCCCCTGGTACGTGATCCCCGCAAATAAAAAATGGGCCCGCAACCTGCTGGTGGCCCGAATCGTAGTCGCCTGTCTCGAAGACATGCACCTCAGCTACCCGAAAGTCGATTACGACCCTAGCAAGGTCGTCATCCAATAA
- a CDS encoding helix-hairpin-helix domain-containing protein: protein MIRLTHRLIAQIFLLISASVLPAREVSSQWEVLPNCRILPSKSNGGDRLMIQNGTQNSSFRLYFVETPVTQVSTESGERGKDQAQYFTLDEASVLACGQSAKKFTGDYLKGEFTVLTRWEDARKNEQPCYYACIIKDGRYLSQELVRHGLARIYGMPSSHPLPGNITPRSFLNALKRAERQAQRQYAGIWASAQGTAQMAGMELVAPNTATSTSALPAMAGLNNGLINLNTATSAELETLPGIGPSYAAAIIRKRPIETLESLTKIAGLTPRKVDAIRHLVRLSDPLPPPQTVAFYKRELESYLNTNVTVLVDSIAKIEYNAPETFQAIQMKTANQGQYGGQITCLIPEEFFESFLKHYSFPGREFTGLLYQYQGETVLVHPRQ, encoded by the coding sequence ATGATTCGCCTAACTCACAGGCTCATTGCGCAGATATTCCTCCTGATCTCTGCATCAGTCCTGCCAGCAAGAGAAGTTTCAAGCCAATGGGAAGTATTGCCTAATTGCCGAATACTTCCATCCAAATCAAACGGCGGCGACAGACTGATGATTCAAAATGGGACTCAAAATTCCTCATTTCGCCTCTATTTTGTCGAAACACCAGTCACCCAAGTATCAACTGAAAGCGGGGAGCGCGGCAAAGATCAGGCTCAATATTTCACGCTCGACGAAGCATCAGTGCTGGCCTGCGGGCAAAGCGCAAAAAAATTCACAGGAGACTACCTAAAAGGGGAGTTCACCGTTCTAACAAGATGGGAGGATGCGCGAAAGAACGAGCAGCCTTGCTACTATGCCTGCATCATCAAGGACGGTCGGTATCTATCGCAGGAACTGGTCCGGCATGGGCTTGCCCGCATTTACGGCATGCCCAGCTCTCATCCCCTCCCCGGCAACATCACCCCCCGCAGCTTTCTAAATGCCCTGAAACGTGCCGAGCGACAGGCCCAGCGACAGTACGCAGGCATCTGGGCAAGCGCTCAAGGCACAGCGCAAATGGCGGGCATGGAACTCGTGGCCCCCAACACCGCAACAAGCACATCGGCACTTCCTGCTATGGCCGGCCTGAATAATGGACTGATCAATCTAAATACGGCCACAAGTGCCGAACTGGAAACCCTCCCGGGAATCGGCCCCAGTTATGCTGCAGCGATCATTCGGAAACGGCCGATAGAAACACTCGAGTCACTCACGAAGATCGCCGGGCTGACACCCCGAAAAGTCGATGCGATCCGCCATCTGGTCAGATTGTCCGATCCTTTACCCCCCCCGCAAACCGTAGCCTTCTACAAAAGAGAACTGGAATCCTACTTAAACACGAACGTAACTGTCCTCGTGGATTCCATCGCCAAAATTGAGTACAATGCACCTGAGACTTTTCAGGCGATACAGATGAAAACAGCCAATCAAGGACAATACGGAGGCCAGATCACCTGCCTAATTCCCGAAGAATTCTTTGAATCCTTTCTGAAACACTACAGTTTTCCGGGCCGAGAATTCACGGGGCTACTGTACCAATACCAAGGTGAAACGGTATTGGTACATCCGAGGCAGTGA
- a CDS encoding peptidase, whose translation MSEAFNKILESIPAHRESLHSVRELLLANALMIGEIPSATFEEEERITFLSNRFIEDGLQHISIDEAGNGMAILPGRKGKSNILICAHADTVFSAKVDHAMSVGPNSIKGPGIGDNSLGLAAIVTLPEVIRRLGIQFDDNLIIMGCSKSLGHGNLGGMRFFLENNTLPLRAGVCVEGIQLGRLSYASVGMLRGEISVNVPSEYDWTKLGATSTVATLSKVVQRILEIPIPMEPPTKILFGSINAGTSFGTQPTSANLRFEIRSEQVGMVSKLKAIIEDIIGEIANRSETEIELSVIAMRKPGGLAYAHPMVKSMRKILGTLGVKPHVEPSVGELSELIHKGIPSVTLGLTKGDHKNEFKESIEIEPIFDGLAQLIALLQTIDGGLCDEQ comes from the coding sequence ATGTCTGAAGCGTTTAATAAGATACTCGAGTCCATCCCCGCACACCGGGAAAGTCTACACTCCGTACGGGAGCTGCTCCTCGCCAATGCTTTGATGATCGGCGAAATCCCCTCAGCTACGTTTGAGGAGGAAGAGCGAATTACCTTCCTGAGCAACCGGTTCATCGAAGACGGGCTGCAACATATCTCCATCGACGAAGCCGGTAACGGGATGGCCATCCTTCCCGGCCGCAAAGGCAAGTCCAACATCCTAATCTGCGCCCACGCCGATACGGTGTTCAGCGCTAAAGTGGACCATGCCATGTCGGTCGGCCCGAACTCGATCAAAGGGCCCGGCATCGGCGACAATAGTCTCGGCCTCGCCGCGATTGTCACATTGCCCGAAGTCATTCGACGTCTGGGTATCCAATTCGATGATAACCTGATAATCATGGGCTGCTCCAAGAGCCTGGGACACGGAAACTTGGGTGGTATGCGTTTCTTCCTGGAGAACAACACTCTGCCTCTTCGTGCCGGCGTCTGCGTCGAAGGCATCCAATTGGGACGACTCAGCTATGCCTCGGTCGGAATGCTTCGTGGCGAAATCAGCGTCAACGTGCCCTCCGAATATGACTGGACCAAGCTAGGTGCGACCAGCACGGTGGCTACTCTCTCCAAAGTCGTGCAGCGGATACTGGAGATCCCGATTCCGATGGAACCACCGACCAAAATACTATTTGGCTCAATCAACGCCGGTACATCCTTCGGAACTCAACCCACCAGCGCCAACCTTCGTTTCGAGATCCGCAGCGAGCAAGTCGGGATGGTCAGCAAGCTGAAAGCCATCATTGAGGACATCATCGGAGAGATCGCCAACCGCTCCGAGACCGAGATCGAGTTATCAGTCATTGCCATGCGTAAACCGGGAGGTCTCGCCTACGCCCACCCCATGGTGAAATCCATGCGAAAGATACTTGGAACCCTCGGCGTCAAACCGCACGTGGAGCCCAGTGTCGGAGAGTTGAGCGAACTGATCCACAAAGGTATACCCAGCGTGACACTCGGATTAACCAAGGGGGATCATAAGAATGAATTCAAGGAATCGATTGAAATCGAGCCGATCTTCGACGGGCTCGCACAATTGATCGCACTCCTGCAAACTATAGACGGAGGCCTTTGTGATGAGCAGTAA
- a CDS encoding glucosyl-3-phosphoglycerate synthase: protein MSSKIEKWLETNTFHHGEFWDILKLVKTKEEKGLKISLCIPTLNEEKTIGKEIVIFKSELMERYPLIDEFAVIDSGSEDRTLEVAASFGADTYSAADILPEVGDKRGKGENLWKAIYQLKGDIIVYVDADIKNIHPRFVTGIVAPLINNETIKYCKAFYDRPMAYSSGIRASGGGRVTEILIRPLFSLFFPELTALIQPLSGEFAVRREVLERIPFPIGYGVETAHILDVYKEWGLEAFAQTDLDQRIHRNQSTNALGKMSFGILQTFLNRLKSYEMVDRLPDMATIYRQFQAEGNRYEQLTREIVEYERPPMITIPAYREKYGIKE, encoded by the coding sequence ATGAGCAGTAAGATCGAAAAATGGCTGGAGACCAACACCTTCCATCACGGAGAGTTCTGGGACATTCTCAAGCTGGTCAAAACCAAGGAGGAAAAGGGACTCAAAATCTCCCTTTGCATCCCAACGCTGAATGAGGAAAAGACGATCGGCAAGGAGATCGTGATCTTCAAATCCGAGTTGATGGAGCGGTACCCCCTCATTGACGAATTTGCCGTCATTGACTCAGGATCCGAGGACCGCACTCTGGAGGTGGCTGCCTCCTTTGGCGCCGACACCTACAGTGCTGCCGACATCTTGCCGGAAGTCGGCGACAAACGAGGCAAGGGTGAAAATCTTTGGAAAGCGATCTACCAGTTGAAAGGCGACATCATCGTCTATGTAGATGCCGACATCAAAAACATCCATCCGCGATTCGTCACCGGGATCGTTGCGCCACTCATCAACAACGAAACGATCAAGTACTGCAAGGCCTTCTACGACCGTCCCATGGCTTATTCTTCCGGCATTCGAGCGAGCGGCGGGGGACGTGTCACGGAGATACTGATACGTCCGCTATTCTCACTCTTTTTCCCTGAGCTGACAGCCTTGATTCAGCCGCTTTCAGGGGAATTCGCGGTGCGACGCGAAGTGCTTGAGCGCATCCCCTTCCCCATCGGTTACGGGGTGGAAACCGCCCATATTCTCGACGTATATAAGGAATGGGGCCTGGAGGCATTTGCCCAAACAGACCTGGACCAACGGATCCACCGCAACCAGAGCACCAATGCACTCGGCAAGATGTCCTTCGGCATTCTTCAGACATTCCTCAACCGCCTTAAGAGCTACGAAATGGTCGACCGACTCCCCGACATGGCGACAATCTACCGTCAATTCCAGGCCGAAGGCAACCGCTACGAGCAATTGACACGAGAGATAGTCGAGTACGAACGTCCGCCGATGATCACGATCCCCGCATATCGTGAGAAATACGGCATCAAGGAATGA
- the rpe gene encoding ribulose-phosphate 3-epimerase, translating into MSSPHEIILAPSILAGDHADLKSSIREIKDAGLDWVHLDIMDGHFVPNLSFGPQTIKALRSASDLFFDVHLMLDNPHLYIDAFLDAGAEQITIHVEPDYPVAETLEKIRAKGCKCGVVLNPDTAAEAAVPYLPLCDIVLLMTVQPGFGGQSFREDVLPKMEALSALREEGNYKFRLEVDGGIDAKTAAPCTARGVDTLVAGTAFFKAPDRSAFIQTVCSKS; encoded by the coding sequence ATGTCCAGCCCACACGAGATCATCCTCGCCCCCTCCATCCTAGCCGGTGACCATGCCGATCTAAAGAGCAGCATACGTGAAATAAAAGATGCCGGATTGGATTGGGTCCATTTGGACATCATGGACGGACACTTCGTCCCCAACCTCAGTTTTGGCCCTCAAACGATCAAGGCGCTCCGAAGCGCATCCGACCTATTCTTCGACGTCCACCTGATGCTGGATAATCCGCATCTCTACATCGACGCGTTCCTCGATGCAGGCGCCGAGCAAATAACAATTCACGTGGAACCGGACTATCCGGTCGCGGAGACGCTTGAGAAAATTCGAGCCAAGGGGTGCAAGTGTGGCGTGGTCTTGAATCCGGACACCGCGGCCGAGGCAGCCGTGCCCTACCTTCCCCTCTGCGATATCGTGCTGTTGATGACGGTCCAACCCGGCTTTGGTGGTCAATCCTTCAGGGAAGACGTTTTGCCAAAAATGGAGGCGCTGTCCGCCCTGCGGGAAGAAGGAAACTACAAGTTCCGCCTGGAAGTCGACGGCGGAATAGACGCCAAGACCGCAGCACCCTGCACGGCGCGGGGCGTGGACACTTTGGTAGCGGGAACAGCATTCTTCAAAGCGCCCGACCGCAGCGCCTTCATCCAGACAGTCTGCAGCAAAAGCTAA